In Halolamina litorea, the genomic window CGAGCATGAGCACCGAGCTGTCCCGGTCGTACACCGCCGCGAGCGGGGAGCCCTCGCCCATCCCGTTCTGGAAGCTCTGGTCCTCGACGACTGCCTCGGCGTCGGCGCCCCACGCGGCGAAGGAGTAGAGCGGGTGCTCGCTCCGGACCGTGCCGGGGTAGTTCCGGAAGCACTCGGGGACCGCGCCCATCGAGCGCGTGGGCGTCACGTCGGGACGGAACGGCGGAATCGACTCGCGGATCTGGGACACCCAGTCGTCGGGGACCGCCGGGTCCGACCACACGGTGGGATCGCTGTACTGCGTCGAGTGCGTCGGCATGACGACCGTGCCGCTTTCGGTAACGACGCGCTGCAGGGCGTCGACGACGGCTTGCGGGCCGCCGGCGACCCAGCCCAGTTCCGAGAGCGCGCTGTGGACGAGGAGGGTGTCGCCGGGCTCGACGCCCAGTCCGCGGAGGCCGGCGGCGATGCGGTCGACGGTCACGGGGTCGTCGACGGCCGCGACGGCGTCGTGTTCGCTCATAGGCCGAG contains:
- a CDS encoding aminoglycoside N(3)-acetyltransferase, producing the protein MSEHDAVAAVDDPVTVDRIAAGLRGLGVEPGDTLLVHSALSELGWVAGGPQAVVDALQRVVTESGTVVMPTHSTQYSDPTVWSDPAVPDDWVSQIRESIPPFRPDVTPTRSMGAVPECFRNYPGTVRSEHPLYSFAAWGADAEAVVEDQSFQNGMGEGSPLAAVYDRDSSVLMLGTGHDANTSLHLAEYRGAFDAGETTEGAPVLHNGERTWVEWTDIDLDNGDFAELGAAFDAAHPEAVVTGAVGAATAKLVEQPALVDFGAEWLAEHR